The Helicoverpa zea isolate HzStark_Cry1AcR chromosome 2, ilHelZeax1.1, whole genome shotgun sequence DNA window gttatatgttGAAGAGATAAAATTACTCGCTTGTTATATTCTTACTGATAAGCAGGGGATGGTGGTGCCCTACACAATAAAATGATAATTCAACTCGAATTCTCGTAAAAATACAAATCAGTAAGGTAGAAGTAAAATGCAACTCttatacaatttactataagcGAAAAGCTCACGAAGCATTTCAATAATATTCATGTTTAtacctttttataaaatacatcataAATACTCTTTCTTCTTTCACTTATAGATAATCGAATTATATAGTTCAATAATTATTACACGTTTATTTTCAATATAGATTCTAACGCATACACgctattttaaattattctatGGCGAATATTATAAGCTATaacttttacataacaaaagaaaataattatcaattattaacggtaaattaaattaatttgtatattcATAAGAAATTATAGAGTGACaaccaataaacaaataaattatagataataatatcGATTAATTCTTTAGGTCCCACAAATGCTTTTCGTATCTTTCCTCCTAACGTTTTTACCCTACTTATcgaaattttatgaaatactttttacttaGAAAGTGCACCTTAATATTGGTTTTTGCACTTTCTATTATCATTCATAAGATCACAAGTATGGTGCGATTTAATATTTTGAAGCTTTCATAATATTTGGGTTTAAAAGAATCATCTTAGGAAATGTTAGGATTTTAAACTATCAAGTAGGCATAGACATcgcgtgattctttttttaaacagtcTTACACAATTTTGATCATAATAAGTATACAAGATAATCAACCTATTTGCTGTATTGtaaatgatataattatttaatatcaatttgttattatatttaaaaataataatgtattgcTTCTTTCCGATATGTTATACATAGTAATAAATATTCATGACATGAAATGGATAAAATGGATAGGTATGTGCGAAATACTGtaaaatcacaataaatatAACGCCTATGATTACTTAACCTAAGCCAGAAGGCACACACTTTTGCGTGAATTATgaacgtaaaaaaaaactatattatatttaaattaaataggggtaaattaaaaactatagGGTATTCTGATAAAACTTCATTACGGGTAAATCACTGCCTATTGGTTATTAGTATCTTGAACACAAAAACACtggtttaatttaaacaatattgcaAACAATACCAAACTTGGGGCATATCatatatttatcaatatgtacttattaataTCAATATATCGGCTATACCTTCATAAGAACGAGAGATTCACATATATAAAAATCACTGGAATGGCTAAACGAATAATATGAACGTATTGAAATATAGTGACGTCTTAGGTAACCAATATCTAGAATACTCCAATcggtaaatacaataaaagtgCTCGATTACATTACATTATGACTAGTGTTATGGGTATGTGCACACGTACACCCGGCGCCACAAGTTTCGTACAAAAATTACATAGCGTCGCATACTTAATCGCATCAACTTGCGCTGCGGACTGTACACTCGTAGCGGCGTTTACAACTTTCCTTCTCACACCGAAATAATACgacgtataataaaataatcgttTTATATCGTACTAACCGGAGTGTGGGTGGGGTATTGTCAACCCATTGAGAGGTTTTTGACGATGGTGACGTCATGGCTCCGTCGGTTGATTTCTTTAGCTTCTTTGCTGAGGTTCGACTCGACGAGCATGGAATGTCGTTTGGTGGCGTTTAGATCCTTCTTCCTCCGTACTACGTCGGGGCTGTAAGGTTCGGAGACGCGTCGGTCTAGGTTCGCGTGGCTGTGGCTCTGACCGCTTGAGAAAGAACCTTGTCTGTGTAACGGCATTGAAGGTTGGTCTGGATTAATGTTGGGTAGGTATGTCTGGAATGAGGGCCTGTTCTGTGCTGCTTCCATGATGGAACCTATGAAGAAAAGTAGCGTgttaattaatcattaatttaatttcaagttGAGAACAAAGCATCTAGCTTTTTAGCTTAGTTATCAGAAATGATTGTTGAAAATGCAAAGATTATCTTATTCAGAGCATACAATGTAAAATTGAGGAGAAATAGGAAACTATTACTAATAGTAAATCAGACAGTAGTTTAAAATACTACACACGTTAATTATGGAATACACAGACAAACAATCATACTAGCATTGCCTAAACTAAAACACATTTCATTCGCACACCTATTTAAAACCATAGATTCTGTATAGCGTAATATTCGCTCAGCTGatcgaatattttattttttctatcataGCAtactacaaacaaaaatagcGTACATAAgcacatatattatgtatatataacGCAATCACCTCCGCACTCGTACTTGCTATGCCTGGTTAATGTCCTACAATGAagcaaaaaaactatattttaacatttatatttacattatgtatttttgtggCATATagtgttaaaatgtttttttgagataagtcaaaataatatatatatataacaaaAGGATATAGATATTAAGGTAATTTAGTAAACAACTCTACTTAAATGATGCGCAAAAACTGCGCAAAATTTTGcgcaaataataaaacagacTAAAAGCTTTGTAAATCTAAAGCAGCCAATCATCAGCCcattaaactcaaaaaatcAAAAGCTAATTGCCAATTCCAAAATCAAGGTGTATAATTGGTGAACACCAGTTGTTTCAGTACATTATTTGTTAAGAAAAGTACACAATGACCAACAAAAGCAGAGAAAAAAATCTGGTTTGTGACAGTTTTGGTTTGGCGGTGTTGGGTTTGAATACACACACATGtatgtatttctatattttaaatattcaatatataTAAAGtgaagaatataaaataatgttttgcttACCAAGAGTACGCACTAGCCACGGTGCAACGGATTGCTTCTGATTGACCGCAGCTTGTACCTCGTTGAGAGCGACTGTCAGTTGATGACTCAGCTCCTGTCAAGAAATGAAATACATGATGATATGATGAAAGCTGCCTAATGTGTGAATAGAATTGATATTCCTATAAATAGAGGAGCTTGATACCATTCCCTTTTTTGATAATCAAGAATATTTCTGTGgcctttttgtttttgttttttttttagtgtcTGTTTCCAAGAGAGAATGTTAGAAGTATAGTCGCAGgcttataatttattatcatgTAGTCGCCCTGACTCTCGTCACACGTCATCCGCTGACATTGTAGTTGCCTTTGTATTTATTTCCATCTCACttttaaaacactttttaaTTGCCACAGACGGAGATTTAATCGGAAAGGTATAAGTTAAGATACACATATAGAAACAACATCTTCCACATCACTAGTACAAAACAAACTTCTCTACTAATAGATCTTCTAGCCTTTCAGTGTACCTGATTACTGCACTGCGCCTGCACATGCGCGAGCTTGACCTGCGCCAGTTCCAGTTCTAGATCACGAACACGTTGCCGCAGCCGCGCCTCCGCCTCGCTTGAGCCTTCTTTGTCGTCGCCTTTTTGTTCTGACTCTATAAAGTTTATTGTACAATTTTATATTGGAATAGATAAGCATTGTATTATCAGAAAATGAAATAACTAAAAAAGTCATTCTTGGTtgaaaaataactatatttGTACCTTCTTTGTTATCCTTTTGCGCTAACTTCACCGTGCAATTTACGCAGTCTTTCACAGAGTCCTGCAAAATAGTATTCATTTACAACGTTTAAATCCTTAACACTttacattacatttaaataaataaattatactttatttatttaactagctAATTGTACTGCATATTGTTCAACGCAAATCACATATCCTGCATTCAATACAAGAATCTATGTGCACTACATAAGGTTGATTCCTCACCTTGATATTGAGCAACTTGTATTACATACGTCCCGCGGGAATACTACACCTTATGTGAATTACATAAGGTACATTAGTACctctattattattacttaaattGCCTAttgtacaaattatattaaaaacatcccgcaaacaaaacaagatccttatattaattacataaagtACATTACTGACCTGCATATTGTGCAACTGTTTGTCAAGCCTGGCGCATATCTCGCGGTAGTCACGCGCTACGGCCGCGTAGTGTGACGCCTCTTTCTGACTTTCTTCTGCTGACGAACGAGcctacaaagaaaataaaatataataaagctaaGGAATGGGCTTATAACATGTGAGGCGAGGTGTGAACATAAAACAGAGTACTGTTCAATTATTGTAAAACTTGTCTAAGTTGAATTACGCATACAAGCTTTTTGGAACGCAATGCACATACAAAATCCCTTGTCATTGGTTATTCAGCTACGTCTAGAGTCCGACCTATGTATATCGGAAGGCTTATATGCGTAGATGCCTTAGTAGGGCGCATCATTTCAGCACGCGAGCTCGTACAATTAatactatctttaaaaaaaatctgtttacaTTGCATTACTTCTACGATGGTCAGATCAAGGTGTACATAATATTTCTGAATTCTTACCACAGTCAGTTGCGCTTCTAACAACTCTTTCTCCTGTTGCAGTTGTGTGTTGATAACTTTGAGCCTCTCTAGTTCCACGTTAATCTTCTCTTTCTCGGCAGATTCTGAAATTACtatatattttagtaatttCAAGCTATTATCTGCTTGTTATGGTTTTatacacaatttaaaataaaatagactaaCACCGCGTACTATGTGATATGGATGCGACGCGAAAAGAACAAACAGTGGATGCCTATTGGAGTGTTCTAAGTGACCAAATGGGAGTATTCATAACAGGATAAACTTCTGCCAGCGATTTCACCCATTTCCCGAGTGAATtgcttcccgcacccggataaaaagataGCACACATTTTATATTGATATACAAGCTATATTGTTGCCAAGATTTATAAAGGTACGTTCAGCTGTTTGACCGTGaagtaacaaacacacaaacacactaACTTTAGtctgtataatattagtgtgcTTACCTTTGATGAACTTCTCATACTCCTGCTGGTACTTGGGCAGGCGCTTGACCTTGATGCTGCAGGCCAGCTTCACGATCTGTCGCGACGACTCCTCCGCGCGACACTTCTTTGGTAACGTCACTCTGTGGGTAATATTGTAAGTTATTAACTGGTTTATAATTTTAGATGTTTTTGTCTAATGCTTGTATTTTAGCAAGAGTGAGGGTCAATTTTCCTCTAGTCTGGAACGTAAGATTTGCTGGTTAAACAGtttcaaatacataaaaacatatgATGATCATCAAATAgcgtaatatttaataataataaagcactggtactcagctgaatccggttagactggtagccgactcaaacatagttgggaaaaggctcggaggatgatgatgatcaaatAGCGTAATATTcatgttttttgttaacttttttcaaaataaggaCTCAGTCCACGTTAACTAGTCTTCTTTTTTAAACTGTTTACTAAGTATACCTACTAATCAAATAGTAAATAACCTACCTAAAATACTTGAGTACTCCTTCGAAGTCGTGCTGCAGCAGATCCTTGCGGGAACGCGACAGCAACGCCAGCGCCACTTGGAACAACGTGTCGATGCCTTGCAGGAGGAACACGTCTAGGATGTGGTACACCTGAAAAAAATTAAAGGGATTAGTGGTTGGATGTTATTGAAGGGGAAATAATTGAGTAAATATGAGCAGGATCATtgttatactttttttataaacggCATAAAAAATTGTTTAGCGCAATGTACAACATAAGAAAaaataccaattaaaaaaaaagactccAAACCGCATTTCAGGATATACATTTTTGAATTATGCTTGTATTTATAACTTCTCATCTAATCTAAGCGAATAAatctttaaagtttttttctctCTTCTTCTAGAATCTTTAGAGTTTACTTGTTTtctgaaaattgaaataaagtaCTTACCAGAGGCAAAGGAAAACGTGCTGTGAACACAGTAAGGAACCATTGTGAAGCGAACATGTGTGGCTCCACTCCCAACTCTTGGAAATGAGCACGCAGGTCTGTTAGTTGTtcctataataaaaaaaaatacataatatatgtaaataaaaaatattttgcgcaACTACCATGGTCGATGCGCAAAAcggataacattaaaataattgtaaattactttaataaacCTTACAATTtgacgaaaaaatattttgcgcaAACTCCATTTCTTTGCGCAAAATATTGCGCAAAATCTTACCTCCATCAGCCTATCGAGTTGATGCAGCCTCATGTAGAGAGCTTCGAAGCCGTCTTTGTACAGTTCCCTTAGTCCGTAACCGTACATCAATCTGACTAGAAGACAGAATGCTTGCTCTTCTGGCATCTGGAaagaagattttaattatgagaACAGCATTAATATAGATTATGACTTTCTATAAATaaaccgttgtcatgggggactttaacgctaaagtgggagtacagatttgcggcgaatcggcagtaggatcccatggatttggaagcaggaatcatagggggcaaatgctcgtcaacttcctcgaacgcgaggggctctttttgatgaactcctttttcaaaaagcggccccaaaggaagtggacgtggcaaagccccgacactatgactaaaaatgagattgacttcatcatgacgaacaagaagcacatattcagagacgtctccgtgatcaataggtttaataccgggagcgatcaccgacttgtccgaggctctctgaatatcaacttcaaggccgaacgtttccgtctgatgaaggccaggctccgaccaacactgctccaaaccatgacaggatctgaaacgttccagtcacatttggagaaccgatttgccgccgtggaaaccacaacagacgttaaccagaaccacgaatatgtggttcggatcctcagggaggaaggttcgagattctgtaacatgcagcgtaagggcaagaaatcaaagctttcggaagagacattaggacttatgaagaaacgacgtgaaaacccgcctgtcacttcgtcagctaagcgagctctaaaccaagagatcaacaagcacgtacgacgcgacctccggtgctccaatactcttgccattgaaagagcaattgagctgaatcgggggtcaaaggtgttcgtacaatctcttggaagaagccacttgacgaagctgaccacagcaagcggagaagtcgtttcttcggtgccggcagtcctttcggaagtggaaaatttctatggccggttatacgcatcgcatgcatcccgacctgatcccggaaatgaggattctagagccacattaacacgccatttcaccgaagacctgccagaagtcagcagtggcgaaatcgagatcgctctgagacagctcaaaaatggaaaagcccctggcgaggatggcattacaacagagctactaaaagcaggaggaaagcccgtactgggggagctccagaagctttttaatgccgtcctgtttgaagggagaactccagaggcgtggagtaggagtgttgtcgtcctgttcttcaaaaagggagacaaaacccagttgaagaactatcgacccatttccctcctaagccacgtctataagctgttctcaagagtgatcacgaaccgacttgcgcgaagactcgacgaattccaaccaccggagcaggctgggtttcggagcggatacggcaccatagaccacatccacacagtgcggcagattatacagaagaccgaagagtataatcagcccctgtgtctagcatttgtggactatgagaaggcctttgactcggttgaaatctggtctgttctggagtccctgcagcgttgtcaagtagattggcgatacatccaagtgatgagatgtctctacgaagccgctacaatgtccgtccaagtacagaatcagcaaacaaggcccataccgttgcatcgaggagtgagacaaggggatgttatttccccgaaactgttcactaatgcaatggaggatatgttcaagacgctgaactggaaaggacgcggcatcaacatcaatggcgaacacatctctcacttgcgatttgccgacgatatcgtcatcatggcggaaacgctgcaggacctacaacagatgctgaacgacctggctgaatcttctctacgcatcggcctacggatgaacttggacaaaaccaaggtcatgttcaatgaacatgttctaccggaaccgatagcgatacacggcgccgttctcgaagttgttcggaaatatgtttacctcgggcagacattgcagttaggtagaaacaactttgaggacgaggtgaataggagaattcagttgggttgggctgcatttgggaagctacgtcgagtcctaacatcgtcgatcccacagtgcctaaagacaaaagtcttcaatcagtgcgtcctacctgtcatgacttacggagccgaaacgtggacactgtcggtgcggctggttcacaagtttaaagtcgctcagcgggctatggaaagggctatgctcggcatttctctgagggatcgcatcagaaatgaggtaatccgtcagagaaccaaggtcatcgacatagcccaccgaatcagcaagctgaagtggcagtgggctggccatattagccgaagaaccgataaccgttggggtaaacgagttctggagtggagaccacgcctcggcaaacgtagtgtaggacgtcctcaggcacggtggagtgatgacttgcgcaaggcggctggcaggagctggatgcgagaagccgaaaatcgatctcagtggcgtgcacttggagaggcctatgtccagcagtggactgcgataggctgatgatgataaataaatgtatcGCTTTGtgcaataattttatgaagtttttaaACGTTTAGCCCATTCTACTGTTTTGTAAATTAGAAAGCTAAGAGAATATGACACAACAGACTTTTTAAATCCAGGTTGCAAATGTGATGGACTGAGAAATTTTTCGAAAGAGCCctggccctggtacacaaacaGCTCCAGAAGAAACAAAGATGGGTTTAAGTCATTAAAAGTTTAACACCCCTTCCCATCACAACTACAGTGGGAGATGTCATCTAATAATATCCCACCATAAAATGTTTGCCTTTTCAATTTTCTTTGTCTATGTCATTACAAGTTGATATCGAAACGGACGGAGATCCACTAGTAGTAACAATAAGTTCCGTATATCatattttttcctaaaaaagccctaaataaaaataataatttagccTCAAactactcatccttcgagccttttctCTCAAACTACTATAAACTCAAAACTCACATGTAACAGCAGCGTAGCAGCCAGGAAGCTAAGTCCCTGACAGTAGCCGACTTCATGGTCGTACACGGCATAAGCTCTAGCCATACGCAGTAGCGAGTCCTGCCCGAGGCCGCCGGCTTCGCGGAAGAAGTCGTGTGCCGGGAATGTGCGGGCGATGTCGCGTTGGATTACCGCTTCGAAGGGACAGTCCTGTGAAAAAGGTTAGTATTTGTGGATGTATTGAATTGTTAATATAAGATAAAAGGCAGTAAAAAGAATAATTGCCATGCCGCCCTATGCACGTAG harbors:
- the LOC124636568 gene encoding rab GTPase-activating protein 1-like isoform X9 translates to MKELSSMPESRDGIAVSISIPVCSQGLVVLYQADSNSVMTRYAVNRISFYARGAAGSPVASCFAFTWSHGETKESAVYRCHVFRCHIAEAVNQVSSCFAKAFERIPRSMASSLVGELSAAPSMTGSLTEGTGPAVPPMQLMHVLECTVDIKETDAKGTFSHVPKERLGFKLRGGIDKQVTINVKQVTNNIQPESDDPQSTYTGGLYIERCFGILLAPGRSVKHSDMRLLEMVSGSSGGSGCSVCALWNAGESALAAFNVASGDGAPAYMSLALDLVIRGIPDPLRLVIETPVKIFPPTERFWYYSKRPLVQQFYINLKESVDALGQLQYEVASIETSDELDRSRLNLPLSLSSLLPSPLSTAPAPPSPSEPDSDGDEPLLSGTGEVSKDCGEDVLVNWAQVLRSWTGPRPRALNHLVRVGVPEALRGEVWLRLAGVDQNDKLMETYRTLISKDCPFEAVIQRDIARTFPAHDFFREAGGLGQDSLLRMARAYAVYDHEVGYCQGLSFLAATLLLHMPEEQAFCLLVRLMYGYGLRELYKDGFEALYMRLHQLDRLMEEQLTDLRAHFQELGVEPHMFASQWFLTVFTARFPLPLVYHILDVFLLQGIDTLFQVALALLSRSRKDLLQHDFEGVLKYFRVTLPKKCRAEESSRQIVKLACSIKVKRLPKYQQEYEKFIKVISESAEKEKINVELERLKVINTQLQQEKELLEAQLTVARSSAEESQKEASHYAAVARDYREICARLDKQLHNMQDSVKDCVNCTVKLAQKDNKEESEQKGDDKEGSSEAEARLRQRVRDLELELAQVKLAHVQAQCSNQELSHQLTVALNEVQAAVNQKQSVAPWLVRTLGSIMEAAQNRPSFQTYLPNINPDQPSMPLHRQGSFSSGQSHSHANLDRRVSEPYSPDVVRRKKDLNATKRHSMLVESNLSKEAKEINRRSHDVTIVKNLSMG
- the LOC124636568 gene encoding rab GTPase-activating protein 1-like isoform X8, which codes for MTRYAVNAPGPMKKLRSLPSIGATCSAVTSLKLSIKCHVSGLEIFHPYILPAKSVMTRSTVNRISFYARGAAGSPVASCFAFTWSHGETKESAVYRCHVFRCHIAEAVNQVSSCFAKAFERIPRSMASSLVGELSAAPSMTGSLTEGTGPAVPPMQLMHVLECTVDIKETDAKGTFSHVPKERLGFKLRGGIDKQVTINVKQVTNNIQPESDDPQSTYTGGLYIERCFGILLAPGRSVKHSDMRLLEMVSGSSGGSGCSVCALWNAGESALAAFNVASGDGAPAYMSLALDLVIRGIPDPLRLVIETPVKIFPPTERFWYYSKRPLVQQFYINLKESVDALGQLQYEVASIETSDELDRSRLNLPLSLSSLLPSPLSTAPAPPSPSEPDSDGDEPLLSGTGEVSKDCGEDVLVNWAQVLRSWTGPRPRALNHLVRVGVPEALRGEVWLRLAGVDQNDKLMETYRTLISKDCPFEAVIQRDIARTFPAHDFFREAGGLGQDSLLRMARAYAVYDHEVGYCQGLSFLAATLLLHMPEEQAFCLLVRLMYGYGLRELYKDGFEALYMRLHQLDRLMEEQLTDLRAHFQELGVEPHMFASQWFLTVFTARFPLPLVYHILDVFLLQGIDTLFQVALALLSRSRKDLLQHDFEGVLKYFRVTLPKKCRAEESSRQIVKLACSIKVKRLPKYQQEYEKFIKVISESAEKEKINVELERLKVINTQLQQEKELLEAQLTVARSSAEESQKEASHYAAVARDYREICARLDKQLHNMQDSVKDCVNCTVKLAQKDNKEESEQKGDDKEGSSEAEARLRQRVRDLELELAQVKLAHVQAQCSNQELSHQLTVALNEVQAAVNQKQSVAPWLVRTLGSIMEAAQNRPSFQTYLPNINPDQPSMPLHRQGSFSSGQSHSHANLDRRVSEPYSPDVVRRKKDLNATKRHSMLVESNLSKEAKEINRRSHDVTIVKNLSMG
- the LOC124636568 gene encoding rab GTPase-activating protein 1-like isoform X10 — protein: MPESRDGIAVSISIPVCSQGLVVLYQADSNSVMTRYAVNRISFYARGAAGSPVASCFAFTWSHGETKESAVYRCHVFRCHIAEAVNQVSSCFAKAFERIPRSMASSLVGELSAAPSMTGSLTEGTGPAVPPMQLMHVLECTVDIKETDAKGTFSHVPKERLGFKLRGGIDKQVTINVKQVTNNIQPESDDPQSTYTGGLYIERCFGILLAPGRSVKHSDMRLLEMVSGSSGGSGCSVCALWNAGESALAAFNVASGDGAPAYMSLALDLVIRGIPDPLRLVIETPVKIFPPTERFWYYSKRPLVQQFYINLKESVDALGQLQYEVASIETSDELDRSRLNLPLSLSSLLPSPLSTAPAPPSPSEPDSDGDEPLLSGTGEVSKDCGEDVLVNWAQVLRSWTGPRPRALNHLVRVGVPEALRGEVWLRLAGVDQNDKLMETYRTLISKDCPFEAVIQRDIARTFPAHDFFREAGGLGQDSLLRMARAYAVYDHEVGYCQGLSFLAATLLLHMPEEQAFCLLVRLMYGYGLRELYKDGFEALYMRLHQLDRLMEEQLTDLRAHFQELGVEPHMFASQWFLTVFTARFPLPLVYHILDVFLLQGIDTLFQVALALLSRSRKDLLQHDFEGVLKYFRVTLPKKCRAEESSRQIVKLACSIKVKRLPKYQQEYEKFIKVISESAEKEKINVELERLKVINTQLQQEKELLEAQLTVARSSAEESQKEASHYAAVARDYREICARLDKQLHNMQDSVKDCVNCTVKLAQKDNKEESEQKGDDKEGSSEAEARLRQRVRDLELELAQVKLAHVQAQCSNQELSHQLTVALNEVQAAVNQKQSVAPWLVRTLGSIMEAAQNRPSFQTYLPNINPDQPSMPLHRQGSFSSGQSHSHANLDRRVSEPYSPDVVRRKKDLNATKRHSMLVESNLSKEAKEINRRSHDVTIVKNLSMG